From Methanobacterium congolense, one genomic window encodes:
- a CDS encoding glutamate--cysteine ligase: protein MNWNFSEISKSFLKDDRGKLLVEGNFGLEKESQRILPSGDLALTPHPSVFGDKTENPRITTDFSESQIEMITPAFRSIEEAYAELDAITVEVENVINNELLWPLSMPPKLPDENDIPIARFSDSRNGRDMETYRKGLALRYGKKMQMISGIHYNFSFGEGMVDHLYEQFGNGKDRRSFVDEIHFALARNFLRYRWLLIYLFGASPFYHSSYYPVIKNEIELIQNSCQCCVDFIENFNQYATSLRVSRFGYSNAFKHKQDMYFNSLEEYSAKLRRMMATKNPEYSQLGTFKDGSQIQLNENVLQKENEFYSSIRLKQNIIKGETQLDALEKRGVQYIEVRILDLNPFERIGLNIDEMYFLQIFLLFCLFEESSPLNKKENEVINLNHHLVALYGRKEDLVLQKYDEGAVSLKSWGKEIFGRLKDLAELIYKSTGDDRYLIIVEKEYQNLFDTSLLPSEIIHREMKSRNEDFLEFGTRYAVTNSHKNSIRKFDHVDEKL from the coding sequence ATGAACTGGAATTTTTCAGAAATATCAAAGTCTTTTTTAAAGGATGACAGGGGAAAACTCCTGGTAGAGGGCAATTTCGGCCTGGAGAAAGAGTCTCAAAGGATTCTCCCTTCAGGTGACCTTGCACTGACACCTCACCCTTCAGTATTTGGAGATAAAACCGAAAATCCACGTATCACCACGGACTTTTCTGAAAGCCAAATTGAGATGATAACTCCAGCCTTCAGGTCAATTGAAGAAGCATATGCAGAATTAGATGCAATAACCGTTGAGGTTGAGAATGTTATAAACAATGAACTGCTATGGCCACTTAGCATGCCTCCAAAACTTCCAGATGAAAACGATATTCCCATTGCAAGGTTTTCTGATTCAAGGAATGGAAGGGATATGGAAACATATAGAAAAGGGCTGGCACTGCGTTACGGCAAGAAAATGCAGATGATATCTGGAATACACTACAATTTTTCCTTCGGCGAAGGGATGGTTGATCATCTCTACGAGCAATTTGGAAATGGAAAGGATAGACGTTCATTTGTTGATGAGATACATTTTGCACTTGCAAGAAACTTTTTACGCTATCGCTGGTTGTTGATTTATCTTTTCGGTGCATCGCCATTCTACCATTCCAGTTACTATCCAGTTATAAAAAATGAGATTGAACTGATTCAAAACTCTTGTCAGTGTTGTGTGGATTTTATTGAAAATTTCAATCAGTATGCAACGTCCCTACGCGTGAGCAGATTTGGATACTCAAATGCTTTCAAACACAAGCAGGATATGTACTTCAACAGTCTGGAAGAGTACTCTGCTAAGCTTCGCAGGATGATGGCGACCAAAAATCCAGAGTACTCCCAGTTGGGCACATTCAAGGATGGTTCTCAGATACAGCTCAATGAGAATGTTTTACAAAAAGAAAACGAATTTTACTCTTCAATTCGACTGAAACAGAATATAATCAAGGGAGAAACCCAGTTGGATGCCCTTGAAAAACGAGGCGTGCAATATATTGAGGTAAGGATTTTAGATTTGAATCCATTTGAAAGGATTGGTTTAAACATTGACGAAATGTATTTTCTCCAGATCTTCCTGCTCTTCTGTTTGTTTGAAGAAAGTTCTCCCCTAAACAAGAAGGAAAATGAAGTAATAAACTTAAACCATCATTTAGTGGCTCTTTATGGGAGAAAAGAAGATTTAGTGCTTCAAAAATATGATGAAGGAGCAGTTAGTTTGAAATCATGGGGAAAAGAAATATTCGGAAGGTTAAAAGATTTAGCAGAGCTTATTTACAAAAGCACGGGAGATGACAGATATCTCATAATCGTTGAAAAGGAATATCAAAATCTTTTTGATACATCCTTACTGCCATCAGAAATCATACACAGGGAAATGAAAAGTAGAAATGAAGACTTTTTAGAATTTGGGACAAGGTATGCAGTAACCAATTCACATAAAAACAGCATCAGGAAGTTTGATCATGTCGACGAAAAACTTTGA
- the gshAB gene encoding bifunctional glutamate--cysteine ligase GshA/glutathione synthetase GshB — translation MSTKNFEGLELSTQILITEALKRGVEVDVLDWEDNFIRLKKGNKVEYVKQATKTSADTYITPLIMENKEVTKLILKKHGINVPKSTTVDNMEEALKKYPNVKGRDIVIKPKSTNFGEGVLILRGLKSHENYKSAVEQALKYDNSVMIEEFIPGKEYRFLVIAGEVLGVMHRVPANVVGDGLHSIRELVAEKNKSPLRGNGHVTPLEKISMGIVEENHLASQGKDANFVPEKGEVVYLRQNSNISTGGDSIDFTDDVLDEYKTIAVDSARAVNAKICGVDMIIQDVKAKPDENNHSIIELNFNPVLYPHNFPCQGQNRHVEKKVLDLLGF, via the coding sequence ATGTCGACGAAAAACTTTGAAGGACTTGAACTCTCAACACAGATTCTTATAACTGAAGCATTAAAGAGGGGTGTTGAGGTTGATGTACTGGACTGGGAGGATAATTTCATCCGTTTAAAGAAGGGTAACAAGGTTGAATACGTGAAACAGGCAACCAAGACATCTGCAGACACGTACATAACTCCATTGATCATGGAAAACAAGGAAGTGACCAAGTTAATTCTTAAGAAACACGGTATCAACGTGCCCAAGAGTACAACTGTAGATAATATGGAGGAAGCTTTAAAAAAGTATCCAAACGTCAAAGGTAGGGATATTGTGATAAAACCCAAATCCACGAACTTTGGAGAGGGCGTTCTAATACTGAGGGGCCTGAAATCACATGAGAATTATAAAAGTGCGGTTGAACAGGCATTAAAATATGATAACTCAGTCATGATTGAAGAATTCATACCAGGCAAGGAATACAGGTTTTTAGTGATCGCTGGGGAAGTGCTTGGAGTGATGCACCGAGTTCCAGCAAATGTTGTGGGAGATGGACTCCACAGTATCAGGGAACTGGTTGCTGAAAAAAATAAAAGTCCTCTAAGGGGTAATGGCCATGTTACTCCACTTGAAAAGATCAGCATGGGAATTGTTGAAGAGAATCACCTTGCTTCTCAAGGGAAGGATGCAAATTTTGTTCCAGAAAAAGGTGAGGTTGTGTACCTCAGACAGAATTCCAACATCAGCACCGGTGGCGACAGCATTGACTTTACAGATGATGTATTGGACGAGTACAAGACCATTGCAGTGGATTCAGCAAGGGCTGTAAATGCAAAAATATGCGGAGTGGATATGATCATTCAGGATGTAAAAGCAAAACCTGATGAAAACAATCACAGTATCATTGAACTGAATTTCAATCCAGTACTTTATCCACATAATTTCCCATGCCAGGGTCAGAACAGGCATGTTGAAAAGAAGGTGCTTGATCTATTGGGATTTTGA
- a CDS encoding SANT/Myb-like DNA-binding domain-containing protein yields the protein MSEEQDSRLGCRWTLDEDIKMCKLREKGYNFKEIGKILKRSEKSCATRYSNRGYTLNPLKLIVNVVIIFLGVLCGIITEPTTLIE from the coding sequence ATGAGTGAAGAGCAGGACAGCCGTTTAGGTTGTAGATGGACCCTTGATGAAGATATCAAAATGTGTAAACTACGCGAGAAAGGTTATAACTTTAAGGAAATTGGTAAAATTTTAAAAAGAAGTGAAAAATCATGTGCAACCCGTTACAGTAATCGTGGTTATACGTTGAATCCTTTAAAATTGATTGTAAATGTCGTGATTATATTTTTAGGAGTGTTATGTGGTATAATTACAGAACCTACAACCCTAATTGAATAA
- a CDS encoding PepSY domain-containing protein: MILVGAVYVFGNQNSSTPMNNTTNTSTNDTLTQSNATTSIQNTTTKTEKATKTTNNKPHVKISAAEAKKLVEQNGQDGGVPSSYKAGTPTLIKVAGEYYWKVPYFGDYMYVNANTGDVAALL, translated from the coding sequence TTGATTTTAGTTGGAGCAGTTTACGTTTTTGGAAATCAAAACTCCAGCACGCCCATGAATAATACCACAAATACATCCACCAATGATACCCTTACACAGTCCAATGCCACAACCTCAATACAGAACACCACCACTAAGACAGAAAAAGCAACTAAAACAACAAATAACAAGCCACATGTAAAAATATCTGCAGCAGAAGCAAAAAAACTTGTAGAACAAAACGGGCAGGATGGAGGAGTCCCCAGTTCCTACAAAGCAGGCACACCTACTCTAATTAAAGTTGCAGGGGAATATTACTGGAAAGTACCCTATTTCGGTGATTATATGTATGTGAATGCAAACACTGGTGATGTGGCCGCGCTATTATAG
- a CDS encoding YhgE/Pip domain-containing protein, translated as MIKEAIKIFKNDLKTIRNLPLLVVFLLVIVCLPSLYILLTVPSVWDPYSQTSNIEVAVVNNDLGYTTNGTYYNVGNTLVEELRSNKNLSWQFVDKNTALAGVKNGKYYAALIIPSDFSENLLSIETTHPKRAKIQYIDNEKLSPIATRLTSAGADAVQNKINDEIVKTIDGIIFGKLSDTGELAKENKAQFLKLRSSVNELNGKITTIDSSISEANSDMSTVNQIWPKISAALPEIQKYSNYARKNYDSIYHQILSDPQKSLSKVQNMESEVNTTITGLEYVDAILTSLYNATGDQELKPVIAQVEENINKANQVLLVLKDVESAIKDGKNPKGKLAELKSLIDQMDDGVNTLAANKASINQKINNAAATLTLVNSKWPAIRSAIPIAAAKLNSIDEEDIDKLISFSDTDQDDVKNYFESPVELDKESMYPMENYGSALAPFYIALSLWIGCLISVAIVTVRVKSNKYGARAAYFGRLNLFLMIGMFQALLIALSALFLNVQNSSAALLTVTILMIGACFMVILYSLVSIFGSLGKVMAVVLLILQIASSGGVYPAELQSGFFQTIQPFLPMTYAIRTLREVVAGVLWTSYWYNLGILFLFAGATLGLTLLIVGKIKDSQGLEEKLKESGLVE; from the coding sequence ATGATAAAAGAAGCGATTAAAATATTTAAAAATGATCTTAAAACCATTAGAAACCTGCCATTACTCGTTGTTTTTTTGCTGGTTATAGTTTGTTTACCCTCACTCTACATCCTGCTCACTGTTCCATCGGTATGGGATCCATATTCTCAAACCTCGAATATTGAAGTTGCTGTGGTTAACAATGATTTAGGTTACACCACCAATGGAACCTACTACAACGTTGGAAATACATTGGTAGAGGAATTAAGAAGTAATAAAAATTTAAGCTGGCAGTTCGTTGATAAAAATACTGCATTGGCTGGTGTTAAAAATGGAAAATACTACGCAGCATTAATAATTCCAAGTGATTTTAGTGAAAATTTGCTTTCCATAGAAACTACACATCCAAAGCGGGCTAAAATACAGTACATAGACAATGAAAAATTGAGTCCAATTGCAACAAGACTTACCAGTGCTGGAGCCGATGCAGTGCAAAATAAAATCAACGATGAGATAGTTAAGACCATTGATGGGATTATCTTTGGTAAACTTAGTGATACAGGGGAGTTAGCTAAAGAAAACAAAGCACAGTTTCTTAAATTAAGATCATCTGTAAATGAGTTGAATGGAAAGATTACTACCATTGATTCATCCATATCCGAGGCAAATTCAGATATGAGTACTGTAAACCAGATATGGCCCAAAATCAGCGCAGCACTGCCTGAAATACAAAAATATTCCAACTACGCAAGGAAAAATTATGATTCGATATACCATCAGATCCTATCGGATCCACAGAAATCCTTAAGCAAAGTTCAGAACATGGAATCAGAGGTCAACACAACAATAACTGGCCTGGAATATGTTGATGCTATTTTAACCAGTTTATACAACGCAACAGGGGACCAAGAATTAAAACCAGTCATTGCCCAGGTTGAAGAAAACATCAACAAAGCCAATCAGGTTCTGCTTGTTTTAAAAGATGTAGAAAGTGCTATAAAAGATGGTAAAAATCCAAAAGGAAAACTGGCAGAGTTAAAATCTTTAATTGATCAGATGGATGATGGAGTGAATACTTTAGCAGCCAACAAAGCAAGTATAAATCAGAAGATTAACAATGCAGCTGCCACACTAACTCTTGTTAACTCAAAGTGGCCTGCAATTAGGAGTGCCATCCCAATAGCTGCAGCCAAACTTAACTCAATAGATGAGGAGGATATAGATAAGTTGATCTCCTTTTCAGATACTGATCAGGACGATGTTAAGAATTATTTTGAAAGCCCGGTGGAACTGGATAAAGAAAGTATGTATCCTATGGAGAATTACGGGTCTGCCCTTGCTCCATTTTACATTGCCTTATCCTTGTGGATAGGATGTCTTATATCTGTGGCCATAGTAACTGTACGCGTGAAATCAAATAAATATGGAGCTAGAGCTGCTTATTTTGGAAGGTTGAATCTATTTTTGATGATAGGAATGTTCCAGGCTTTACTCATTGCACTGAGTGCGTTGTTCTTGAATGTACAAAATTCATCGGCAGCACTACTGACTGTAACCATACTGATGATAGGTGCGTGCTTCATGGTGATCTTGTATTCCCTGGTTTCAATCTTTGGAAGTCTGGGAAAGGTAATGGCAGTTGTGTTGTTGATCCTACAAATTGCCTCATCAGGAGGAGTTTATCCTGCAGAACTCCAATCTGGCTTCTTCCAGACTATACAACCCTTTTTACCAATGACCTATGCTATAAGAACCCTAAGGGAAGTGGTTGCAGGAGTTTTATGGACGAGTTACTGGTACAACCTGGGGATATTGTTCCTGTTTGCAGGTGCAACCCTGGGGCTAACTCTCTTGATTGTAGGGAAAATAAAAGATTCTCAGGGTCTTGAGGAAAAATTAAAGGAGAGTGGTTTGGTTGAATAA
- a CDS encoding MarR family winged helix-turn-helix transcriptional regulator — MEKNELIDLDDFLIYQIYGSARLLRFKLQKLLDANEPNFTPEQAFLLYKLYMKDGQSQRQLADKILNDYPNITRLIDKLEKKGYVRREIAENDRRMFKIYMSENGRSRFKSYIPLIMDEREKLLEGVSSDEEKIVKSVLKRIEENVRKYSS, encoded by the coding sequence ATGGAAAAAAATGAATTGATCGATCTGGATGATTTCTTGATATACCAAATATATGGATCCGCACGTTTGTTACGTTTTAAACTTCAAAAGTTACTGGATGCAAATGAACCAAACTTCACACCAGAACAGGCCTTTTTACTCTACAAATTGTATATGAAGGATGGTCAGTCCCAGAGACAGCTTGCAGATAAAATTCTAAACGATTATCCAAACATAACTAGACTTATTGACAAACTAGAAAAGAAGGGATACGTGCGCAGGGAAATCGCTGAGAACGATCGTAGAATGTTCAAGATATACATGTCAGAGAATGGCAGATCTCGTTTTAAGAGTTATATTCCTCTAATAATGGATGAAAGAGAAAAATTATTGGAGGGTGTCAGTTCTGATGAGGAAAAAATCGTTAAAAGTGTTTTAAAACGTATAGAAGAAAATGTACGGAAATATTCCTCATAA
- a CDS encoding flavin reductase family protein, whose amino-acid sequence MEKIDIGRNGFVYPMPVALLGTNVNGKANFMALGWVMRASMNPPLLTVSVNKNHLTNKAIRENKTFSVNFPSVDMMEKTDYCGLVSGKSTDKSYLFEIYYGNLETAPMIEECPLSLECKLIDIYEMPTNDLFIGEIESTYTEKQYLSDGKPDIKKMNPAVLTMPDNNYWSVGKNTGKAWDIGKNLKK is encoded by the coding sequence ATGGAAAAAATAGATATAGGAAGGAATGGATTCGTTTATCCAATGCCAGTTGCACTTTTAGGAACAAATGTAAATGGTAAAGCCAATTTCATGGCACTTGGATGGGTGATGAGGGCAAGTATGAATCCACCACTTTTAACTGTTTCTGTAAATAAAAATCACCTCACAAACAAAGCTATTCGCGAAAATAAAACCTTCAGCGTCAATTTTCCAAGTGTGGACATGATGGAGAAAACTGATTACTGTGGATTGGTATCTGGAAAAAGCACAGATAAATCATATCTATTCGAGATCTACTATGGAAACCTAGAAACAGCACCGATGATTGAAGAATGCCCATTATCCTTGGAGTGCAAGTTAATCGATATTTACGAAATGCCTACAAATGATCTCTTCATTGGAGAAATAGAAAGCACCTACACTGAAAAACAATATTTATCAGATGGTAAACCAGACATCAAAAAGATGAACCCTGCAGTTCTAACCATGCCAGATAACAACTACTGGAGTGTGGGTAAAAACACAGGTAAAGCCTGGGACATTGGAAAAAACCTAAAAAAATAG
- a CDS encoding MarR family winged helix-turn-helix transcriptional regulator — translation MKKDARCEDTLCSCLYFASNKLNRLINKMADEEFKKIGLSTSHTFALMAINTEPGLPQIELSRILNIKPSTTSRFIDQLEIKGLATRKAEGKVSHIYPTEKGENLKEEIDECWQNLYKRYSKILGEKEGIELTKLIYNAANELEEKFND, via the coding sequence ATGAAAAAAGATGCCAGATGCGAAGACACCCTATGCAGCTGCCTATATTTTGCAAGTAATAAACTCAACAGACTCATAAACAAAATGGCTGATGAAGAATTTAAAAAGATAGGACTCTCAACATCCCATACCTTTGCTTTAATGGCCATTAACACAGAACCTGGACTTCCACAAATTGAATTAAGCAGAATATTAAATATCAAACCTTCAACAACCTCAAGATTTATAGATCAACTTGAAATCAAAGGATTAGCCACCCGAAAGGCCGAAGGAAAAGTTTCACATATTTATCCCACAGAAAAAGGAGAAAATTTAAAAGAAGAAATAGATGAATGCTGGCAAAACCTATACAAAAGATATTCAAAAATATTGGGAGAAAAAGAAGGGATAGAATTAACAAAATTAATATATAATGCTGCTAATGAGCTAGAAGAGAAATTCAACGATTGA
- a CDS encoding methanogenesis marker 8 protein — MDEHIIEALGRTRVVVRDGKVVEVGEPKINYCPIFDKNRGIKEITSEAVQKNIEFRIKDFGMCTPERKLRMKDFLSFGVSETLSTLLDENMIDCAVIVSEGCGTVILTDPEFVQGMAGRISAFISTTPITKIIETIGPENVLNPETAEINQIKGVLKAIDMGYRNIAVSVVLPEDAKKLRGIEKEKEDVNIYIFAAHVTEMSEEDAKAMFNTADVITSCASKYINEVGKDREIFKVGASVPIFGPTEAGEKFLKTRLEKIGGLKDKPNAKIPDPLI, encoded by the coding sequence GTGGATGAACATATAATTGAAGCCCTTGGTAGAACACGGGTCGTTGTAAGGGATGGAAAGGTTGTTGAGGTGGGAGAACCTAAAATCAATTACTGTCCTATTTTTGATAAAAACAGAGGGATCAAAGAGATCACATCTGAAGCCGTGCAAAAAAATATAGAATTTCGAATTAAAGACTTTGGAATGTGCACACCTGAAAGAAAGTTGCGTATGAAGGATTTTTTATCCTTCGGAGTATCTGAAACCTTGAGCACACTACTCGATGAAAACATGATCGATTGTGCTGTTATCGTCAGTGAAGGGTGCGGAACAGTGATTTTAACAGATCCTGAATTTGTTCAGGGAATGGCCGGTCGAATATCAGCTTTCATAAGCACAACACCAATTACCAAGATCATAGAAACTATTGGACCTGAAAATGTTCTCAACCCTGAAACAGCTGAAATTAACCAGATAAAAGGTGTTTTAAAGGCCATTGACATGGGTTACAGGAACATTGCAGTTTCAGTTGTATTACCAGAGGATGCCAAAAAGCTTCGTGGAATCGAAAAGGAAAAAGAAGATGTCAATATCTACATATTTGCAGCTCATGTAACTGAAATGTCCGAAGAAGATGCAAAAGCCATGTTCAACACTGCAGATGTAATCACAAGCTGTGCATCCAAATACATCAACGAAGTGGGTAAAGATAGGGAAATCTTCAAGGTCGGTGCATCTGTACCCATATTTGGACCTACAGAAGCCGGAGAAAAATTCCTAAAAACAAGACTAGAAAAAATTGGAGGATTAAAAGACAAACCCAACGCCAAAATACCAGATCCTCTAATCTAA
- a CDS encoding carboxymuconolactone decarboxylase family protein: MRISENAKKNHEELFPDHESTLKITDPELIEIFDNFAFDEVLSYGNLDTKTRLMVILGSLIASQTLSEYEVMLVGSLNVGVSPIEVKEIMYQAVPYVGIAKVFDFIHVTNEILESRGVKLPLEGQSTTSPETRHEKGLEVQKSIFGGIIDKMYEESPENPIHIQKYLSANCFGDYYTRNGLDVKTRELLTFAMILSLGGCEAQLKGHIQGNLNVGNDEETLLSTVTQLLPYIGYPRTLNAINCLNEVIPE; encoded by the coding sequence ATGCGTATAAGTGAAAATGCAAAGAAAAACCATGAAGAATTGTTTCCAGATCATGAATCAACACTAAAAATAACAGATCCAGAACTCATTGAAATCTTCGATAATTTTGCCTTTGATGAAGTACTCAGTTATGGGAATCTGGATACAAAGACCCGATTAATGGTTATTTTAGGGTCACTGATTGCAAGTCAGACTTTAAGTGAATATGAGGTAATGCTTGTTGGTTCTCTTAATGTTGGTGTAAGTCCCATTGAAGTTAAGGAGATAATGTATCAAGCTGTACCCTACGTTGGTATTGCAAAGGTGTTTGATTTTATCCATGTCACAAATGAGATACTGGAAAGTAGAGGAGTAAAACTACCATTAGAGGGTCAATCCACAACTTCACCAGAAACAAGGCATGAAAAAGGGTTAGAAGTTCAAAAATCAATTTTTGGTGGGATAATTGATAAAATGTACGAAGAATCACCTGAAAATCCGATTCATATCCAAAAATATTTATCTGCAAATTGTTTTGGTGATTACTACACCAGAAATGGGTTGGATGTAAAAACAAGAGAACTTTTAACCTTTGCCATGATCTTGTCGTTAGGAGGATGTGAAGCACAGTTAAAGGGACATATTCAGGGCAATTTAAATGTTGGAAATGATGAAGAAACATTACTCAGCACAGTTACACAGTTATTGCCCTATATAGGTTATCCAAGAACGTTAAATGCAATCAATTGTTTAAATGAAGTGATACCAGAATAA
- a CDS encoding flavodoxin has protein sequence MNLKEEKCLIAYFSRAGNNYVNGRIVNLSIGNTEVVAKMIQEMTEADVFQIDPVNSYPEDYMETTEIAQKELGENARPELSAHLDDMDSYDVIFLGYPNWWGTMPMAVFTFLEEYDFSEKTIVPFCTHEGSGLGRSEKDIAKVCPKARLLKGLAIHGACASDAKKDVTDWLSNIL, from the coding sequence ATGAATTTAAAAGAAGAGAAATGTCTGATAGCTTATTTTTCACGTGCCGGGAATAACTATGTTAATGGAAGGATTGTGAATTTGTCTATCGGTAACACAGAGGTAGTAGCAAAGATGATTCAGGAAATGACAGAAGCCGATGTTTTCCAAATTGATCCTGTAAATTCTTATCCTGAGGATTATATGGAAACCACTGAAATAGCCCAAAAAGAACTGGGTGAAAATGCCAGACCAGAGCTTTCCGCTCATTTAGATGATATGGATTCTTATGATGTAATATTCTTGGGTTATCCCAACTGGTGGGGAACGATGCCAATGGCTGTGTTTACATTCTTGGAAGAATATGATTTTTCTGAGAAAACCATTGTTCCATTTTGTACACATGAAGGAAGCGGGTTAGGTCGCAGCGAAAAGGATATTGCGAAAGTTTGTCCGAAAGCAAGGCTTTTAAAGGGACTGGCTATCCATGGCGCTTGTGCAAGTGATGCAAAAAAGGATGTTACAGATTGGTTGAGTAACATTTTATGA
- a CDS encoding flavodoxin family protein — MQEVEWIELKKTIEDNGGRKMKVLLVNGSPHKKGCTFTALTEVAETLNKEEIDTEIFWVGTKPLVGCTACMKCIEIGCCSFNDCVNDFLDIVPDADGFIFGSPVHYAAASGAITSFMDRVFYADLLGGRQSFYLKPAAAVISARRAGTTATFDQINKYFTISEMPIISSRYWNMVHGAKPEDVKKDLEGLQTMRVLARNMAWFLKCKEAGTKAGVPFPAREEGIFTNFIRE; from the coding sequence TTGCAGGAAGTAGAGTGGATAGAGTTAAAAAAGACTATTGAAGACAACGGAGGTAGGAAAATGAAAGTATTGTTGGTAAATGGAAGTCCTCATAAGAAAGGCTGTACCTTCACGGCCCTTACTGAAGTGGCGGAGACTTTGAATAAAGAAGAAATTGATACAGAAATTTTTTGGGTAGGGACCAAACCGCTTGTTGGGTGCACTGCCTGTATGAAATGTATTGAAATAGGGTGCTGTTCTTTTAATGACTGTGTCAACGATTTTCTGGACATAGTCCCAGATGCCGATGGATTTATCTTCGGTTCTCCAGTGCATTATGCCGCCGCGAGTGGTGCGATAACATCCTTCATGGATCGTGTCTTCTATGCTGACCTGTTGGGAGGTAGACAGTCTTTTTACTTAAAACCAGCTGCAGCCGTTATTTCTGCCAGGAGAGCGGGAACAACAGCCACATTCGATCAGATCAATAAGTATTTCACCATTTCGGAGATGCCTATTATTTCTTCCCGCTATTGGAACATGGTTCATGGAGCAAAGCCTGAAGATGTGAAAAAAGACCTGGAAGGACTGCAGACTATGCGTGTACTTGCAAGGAACATGGCATGGTTTTTGAAGTGCAAGGAGGCTGGCACGAAAGCTGGTGTACCGTTCCCAGCAAGGGAAGAAGGTATCTTCACCAATTTTATTCGTGAATAA
- a CDS encoding cupin domain-containing protein: MDKSKDLSESVIFPKGEKLPEQFSKYFTGTAYLSMLVPGDDEFNCPIGNVTFEPGCRNNWHKHPGGQILLVTGGRGYYQEEGKPAQELKPGDVVKIHPHVKHWHGATADSWFVHLSVETNVTAGLAEWLEPVTDEEYKNLKVTRESQ; the protein is encoded by the coding sequence ATGGATAAATCAAAGGATTTAAGTGAAAGTGTAATCTTCCCAAAGGGAGAAAAACTTCCGGAACAGTTTAGTAAGTATTTTACAGGTACAGCATATCTTAGCATGCTAGTACCAGGCGATGATGAATTTAACTGCCCAATAGGCAATGTAACCTTTGAACCGGGTTGTAGGAATAACTGGCACAAGCATCCAGGCGGACAGATTCTGTTGGTAACAGGCGGACGTGGTTACTATCAAGAGGAAGGAAAGCCGGCACAAGAACTTAAGCCAGGTGATGTGGTAAAGATCCATCCACATGTAAAGCACTGGCATGGAGCCACAGCCGACAGCTGGTTTGTGCATCTCTCCGTTGAGACAAATGTTACTGCAGGACTAGCAGAATGGCTGGAACCTGTAACAGATGAAGAATATAAGAATTTAAAAGTTACCAGAGAGTCCCAATAG
- a CDS encoding sugar O-acetyltransferase, whose amino-acid sequence MRSKDIFERDKSGEQISLNDPEYYKIKDVIIEAQRITAELNNSYHDEEEVRKLFSQLTGVDVDETSWLLPPFYTDFGKNIRVGKNVFINHACTFMDRGSITLEDDVLVGPKVNLITINHPLDPSERQSTISNPIIIKKNAWIGVGAMVMPGVTIGENSVVSAAAVVTKDVPPNTVVAGIPAKVIKTIE is encoded by the coding sequence ATGCGATCAAAAGATATCTTTGAACGTGATAAATCAGGTGAACAAATTTCACTCAACGACCCTGAATATTACAAGATCAAGGATGTAATAATCGAAGCACAGAGAATCACTGCAGAATTGAATAATTCCTACCATGATGAGGAAGAAGTCAGAAAATTGTTTTCCCAGCTGACTGGGGTGGACGTTGATGAAACATCCTGGCTCTTACCTCCTTTCTACACAGATTTTGGCAAAAATATTCGGGTGGGGAAAAATGTGTTTATCAACCACGCCTGCACTTTCATGGATAGAGGAAGCATAACTCTAGAAGATGATGTTTTAGTCGGTCCGAAAGTCAACCTAATTACAATCAACCACCCACTGGATCCATCCGAAAGGCAATCCACCATATCAAATCCCATCATAATCAAGAAAAACGCTTGGATAGGTGTGGGGGCTATGGTAATGCCTGGTGTTACAATTGGGGAAAATTCTGTAGTGTCCGCTGCTGCTGTTGTCACCAAAGACGTTCCACCAAATACTGTGGTGGCAGGCATTCCAGCAAAAGTTATCAAAACAATCGAATGA